AGCCAAATAGCGGTGCACCAGTTATTTTTGAAGATTTCCCAACGCACTACAACTTGCTGGGTCATGTAGAACAACTCACCCACAACGGCACAATTACCACAGATTTCACTCTTATTCGCCCTGGTGCCCTACATCAAGCCAATGGTGGTTTTTTAATGCTTGAGGCCGAGCAATTACTCGAACAGCCTTATGCATGGCAAGGTTTAAAGCGTGCCTTAAAATCGGGCCAACTCAAGCTCTCTTCTCTTGAACATATGTTGACATTAACCGGCAGTATCTCGATAGAGCCTGCTGCTATTCCACTTGATATTAAAGTGGTACTGATGGCAGAGCCTGAGATTTATTATGAAATTTTAGAAGTAGAACCAGAGCTTGGTAGCGTATTTAAAATTCGCGCAGATTTTACCGATACATTACAACGTAATGACGAAAATGAACAAGCTTATATGCAGCTGATTGCAGACTATGTACAAGCCGATAAACTACTTCCATTTGACCGCAGTGCTCTAGCGGCATTACTGACTGACTCAAGCCGTCAGGCCGAAGACCAAAGCTCATTGTCGTTACATGCTTCAACATTGGGTGATCTTATTCGTGAAGCGCATCATCATGCATTTAAAGCCAATGATAAGATGGTAACCGACCAGCACATTAACCTTGCCCTACAACACCGACAATATCGCTTAGGCTATTTAAGAGAACTTTACTGGCAAGATTTATCGCGTGGAACCCAGTTAATCGAAACTTCTGGCCATCGTTTAGGTCAAATTAATGCCCTCTCTGTCATTCACTATGCAGATGTTGAGTTTGGTTTACCTTCACGCTTAACTGCCTCGGTTTATCAAGGCGGTGGTGATATTCTTGATATTGAACGTAGCGTAGAATTAGGTGGTTCATTGCATGCCAAAGGCGTGTTACTCATGTCTAGCTTCTTAAAAGCTCACTTTGGCCGTGAACAGATTCTACATTTTTCTGCTGCTCTGGCTTTTGAACAAAGTTACGGCCAAGTGGACGGCGACAGTGCAACCGTTGCCGAGCTTTCTGCATTAATCTCTGCAATTAGTCAGTTACCAATTGATCAGTCATGGGCAATTACCGGTTCTATGAACCAGTTAGGTCAAGTTCAACCAATTGGTGGCGTGAATGCAAAAATTGAAGGCTTCTATGATGCATGTAAGCTACAAGGTTTAACTGGCAAACAGGGTGTCATTATTCCACGCCAAAACATGCAACACTTGATGCTACGTCAAGATGTGATTGATGCGGTGCGAATGGGTCAATTCCATATCCATGCAATTGATACAATTGATCAAGCACTTGAGATTTTAATGGCTCGCCCTGTTGGTACCCTCGACAAAAAAGGCAAATACAGTAAGCATTCTATTTATGCCGCTGTAATGGAACAACTTGAGTACTGGCAAGCGATCGAAGATGGCGCAGAAGTTGAAGAGGAGCCAAAGAAGAAAAAGAAAAATAAGAAAAAAATTAAAAAGCATGAAGAGCTCACAGCCGATGATCTTCCTCAAGAAACACAAGAGGAAGTTGCTACGCTGAAGCAAAAATAAAACTGACATAAAAAAGGGCTTGTTTTTACAAGCCCTTTTTTATGAATGAGATAAAAGTTAACGAACAATCTGCATTGCTCTTCCGCCAGCCAACTGACTAAAGTATTGCTTAAGCGCTTCGACACAACGTTGAATTTTCATTGGCTGTTGATCGTGTTTTGCAATCTCTGCATATAAAGTGAAAGCTGGGAGTTTCCAATCTGGAAGAATTTCAATTAAAGAACCATTCTTTAATTCTTTTTGAGCATCTAAATATAAAATTCTGGCAATTCCATGCCCTTGCTGGCATAGCGCTTTAGCCACTTGTAAATTATTACTTTGCAAACGGCTTGTCATCTCGATATTTAATTTTTCACCAGTTTTAGCGTGCTGAAAATTAAAACTACGTGAATCATTCATTGCATTGATAGAAAGCAACTCATGGTTGTTTAAATCATTTGGATGCAAGATCGGGCTTGTTTGATTGAGATAGCTGGGAGAAGCTACCAAAATCTGATCGACAAAAGCCATAGGAATAACAGAGTCGCTCTCTTCTACCGCTGTAGAACTCATGCGCACTGCAATATCAATTCGCTCTTCGATTAAATCGATATATCGGTGCCCCACTTCAAAATGAACAGATAGACCACGATGGGCAGACATCCAGTGAGATAAAGCAGGAATAATGTGCTGAACCGCTAAATCAGGGGTAGTTGCAATACGCAAGTCACCAATCAAATCATCTCGCAATTCATTGATTCTGATTTTGCCTCTTTCTGCTGCTGCCAACATTTCTTGGCAACTTGAGAAAAAAGCCTGCCCTGCCTCAGTCAAACTAAGTTTTCGCGTAGAACGATGTAATAAAATTACATCCATTTCATTTTCAAGAGAACGGATTTGCTGACTTACAGCACTTGTTGTAATGCCTAATTCACGTGCCGCACCACTAAATGAACTTTTTTCAACCACACAAGCAAAAACACCCATCGCACGAAGCTGATCTAACATAGGTTTCCTCAAATCTAATTCTAAATTTATAAAAAATGCTTATTGTTGTAATGAAAGCAACCAATTGTATTATACGAGGAAACCTATATTTAATGCATTAGCTAATTTGGTAAAAGATTTGCAGGGTTGATCGGTTTACCGTCAAGGCGAATTTGGAACTCAAGCATAACGCGAGATGCCCCTGAAGACCCCATTTCAGCAATCTTTTGGCCTGCGGTTACATTGTCACCACTCTTGACCATCATCTTGCTATTGTGGGCATACGCACTGATGTAACCATCAATATGTTTAATTAAAACTAAGTTACCATATTCTTTCAGACCATCGGCTGCGTATACAACTTGACCATCAGCCGCCGCATAAATCGGGTCACCTTGGTTACCACCGTAACGGATTCCTTTGACATTATTCGCCAAATTAAAGCCTTGAATAACCGGACCGTTATTTGGTTTCACCCAACGTAAGCTTGAGCTTGGAATAGACGCTCCGACTGTTGTATTGGTTGATGGCGCAACAGTTGCTGGTGGCGGAGTGGTCGTGGTTGGTGCAGTGGTTGTCGGTAAAGCAATTGTTTGACGCTTAATCGGTTCCGGTTGCGCCATGACTTGTGTCGACACGGTTCTTGGTGAAGAAGATTTCTTCAATCGCAATGATTGATTAACATAAATACGATATGGCGGTGCAATACCATTCATCTCTGCAATACTGAGATAGTCCAGACCATAACGCATTGCAATACCACTTAAAGTATCACCTGAACGGACCGTGTAATAGTTAGGAGCCATTGCATAGCGAGAACTATTATTAATTTGTGGTTTAGAAGCACATCCTGCCATTGCAACAGTAAAACCTACAGCTACAGACAACATCATAATTTTCATTATTTTGTCTCTTTGAATATGCAATCTGCTTTGTTGCCCAGTTAAATGCATCGATCTCCCTCACTAAATGCTACAAATCATTTCGGCTAAGAGTACCAAAAAAGTAAGAGGAAACATGTTCCTCTTTTTCTTTATTCACAAAGTTATAACATTCGGCTCAGTTTATTACCCCAAACTGGCCTGCAAATCTTCTAAAACCGCATAGTTTGTTGCATCCATCTGAATTGGCGTCACGCTCACAAAACCATTCGCGACCGCAAAAAAATCAGATTGTATTTGACTAGCAATACGCTGTGGATCAGTTACCGCCTCACCCGCAAGACCAATCCAGTAAACCTGTCTTCCTCTAGGGTCTACATGGCTGGTGATAGGTTTAGATTGGGCACGGCGGCCTTGGTAAGTAATTTGTGTACCTTTAAGCTGAGGTACATCTGGAATATTAATATTAAAAATATGTCGCGGTGGCAGTGCAGGTAATCCTTTTGCGATAAAGTCATGTACCCATTTAGCTGCTTGCGCATAATCATCTTTATGGTCGTATGAACGTACATCAGGCCCAGCCAAAGAAACCGCAATTGCAGGTTGTTTCATTAAACGACCTTCAAAGGCTGCACCAACAGTTCCCGAATATAAAACATCATCGCCTAAATTTGCGCCACTATTGATCCCACTGACAACCAAATCAAATTCGAAATCAAATAATCCATTCATGGATAAATAAACACAATCGGCTGGTGTTCCATTAACAGCCCATACATCTTCAGCAATTTGAATAGGACGTAAAGGACGATCTAAAGTTAAGGCACTCGAAAACCCGCTTCTTTCACTTTCTGGAGCAACCACTACAACACGGCCTAGTGGTTTTAATGCGTCAGCTAAAGCTTGTATACCTGGTGCAAAGACACCGTCATCATTGGCAATTAAAATATTCACAAAAAATCTTTCTCGACAAATAAACCCAGAGGTTTTCTCAATTGAATTATTTGTTGAATTATATATATTTATGCCTCCATAGCATTATAAAATTGTGAAAAAATGAAAACTTTCGCTCCTTTTTTTCAAGTATTGGGGATCAGTATCACATTGTGTACTCAAGCGGTTTTTGCTGATGAGGGTATCTCAACACAAGAAGCTGACAGCTTAATTAAAGATGACATTGCCTCTACTCAAGTCTTACAAGAAATTTGCCCTACTTTTGTTGGTGCAAATAAAAAACTTGAAACCAATACCCAAAAGATTATTGCAATGTACCTGAGTGGTTATTCCAATAAATCAATCTCCTTCTCTGCACTGCAAAATGATTCAGAATATAAAACCTTGTTAAGTGAAGCACGTCAGGCTGCCAAAGAAATGGATCATCACGAACAACATGAACTTTGTGAGGAAGTGATAAATTACAAAGATTAAGAGCTTAGCTCAATCAGTACGCTTATCTTTGGGGTTTTCTGTTGAGATAAAGCAGAAAACCTACATAACAATACATTTTTTCCATTTTTTTAGCGTTTAAATTGTTTAAGCTATCGGCATATTTCAAATTTTTGTTTCAGGTTATCCATGTTTATGAAAAAAAGCTTAGTTCAATCACTTTCTGTTGTTTTACTCATGACAATGGCAACAGTGGGTTATGCTGCTGACAAGAAAAAAACAGCTGAAAAGAAAACCGAAAATGAAAATGTTGTTGAAGTTACACCGTCCAAAGGTACTACACCGGAAGAATTAGCAGCAATTCAAGTACTTTCTGAAATTTGCCCAAGTTTGATTGGTAAAAAAGATGCCGAATTTGCTCAAGGTTATGAGCGTCTTGTAAAAGACTATTTGCCAAATGAAGCCGATCCAGTTGCAGCTTTAGAAAAACGTAGTAAAGACAAGAGCTTCAAGAAAGTCTTAAAAGAAGCACGTAATGATGCAAAAGCTGCTGGTAACGAACAAAATACGTTAGTTTGCCAAGACGTGAAAGCTTATCAATCGCAAAACTAAATTAGTTAAAAACTCTCTAGTTACAATACTGTTTGAAAAAGCCGACTTCCCCCATAGAAGTCGGCTTTGCTTTATCCTAAAATGCTAGGCTCTTCTGCTTCATACAAGATATTGGAATTACCTAGAATGACTCGAAAAAGCGCTATTGCTGCACTCCTCCTCTTACCAAGTTTTTCTTATGCAGCAACTGTCTTATCAGCTCCGCCAGAATTAAATAATAAGTCTTATGTATTAATGGATTACGAGACAGGACAAATTCTCGCTTCTAAAAATGAAAATGAAAAGCTTGCTCCTGCTTCTATGACTAAAATGATGACAAGCTACATCATTGAACAAAAATTATTAAAAGGTGAGCTTACCGAAAATGAACAGGTTCGTATGAACGAATCTGCTTGGTGTAAAGGCAGTAGTTCTGAATCATGTATGTATGTTCCATTAAATGGTACAGCAACTGTTTTAGAAATGCTTCGCGGTATTATTATTCAGTCAGGTAATGATGCATCAAAAGCAATGGCTGAACATATTGCTGGAAATGAAGGTACTTTTGCTCACATGATGAACCAGGAAGCAAAACGTATCGGAATGACCAATACCCAGTTTATTAACTCAACTGGTATGCCAGCTGAAGGTCATTACTCAACTGCAAAAGATATGGCTGTTTTAGCACAACATATTATTAAAGACAGCTCAAAATACTACCCGATTTATTCTGAAAAAGAATTCACATTTAACGGTATCAAACAAGGTAACCGTAATGCTTTACTTTACACTGACCCAAGTGTTGATGGCTTAAAAACAGGCCATACTGATGAAGCTGGTTACTGCTTAACGACTTCAAGTAAACGCGGTCCAATGCGTTTAATCTCAGTTATTTTTGGTACACCAAGCATGTCTGAACGTGCTGACCAAACTCGTGCATTATTGGCATGGGGTTTTGCAAACTTTGAAACTGCAAATGTACAACCTGCAAACCAAGTGCTTGCAAAAGCTAAAGTTTGGTTTGGTAAAGAAAATGAAGTTCAGGTTGGTTTAGCTGAAAACTTTAACGTGACTATGCCTAAAGGCAAAGCGGACGGCATTAAAACTCAATTGGTTGTTCAACCGAACCTAAATGCACCACTTCAAAAAGGTCAAGTCGTTGGTAAGCTTGTTGCAAGTTTAGACGGTAAAGTTATTGCTGAAAAACCATTGGTTGCTTTAAAACCTGTTGAAGAAGCTGGTTTCTTCGCACGTTTAATTGACCATATCAAACAATTCTTCAGCAACCTATTCTAAATTTAAATAATTTTAGAATAGTTGAATTAAGCACTCATGCTATTAGCGTGAGTGCTTTTTTATTTTATACTTTTACTAAATTTTCTATTGATACTTCTCATGGCAAAAAACATCCGTCCTTATTTAGACCATCACCCACAAATTGATCCAAGCTGTTACATTGATGAAATGTCCGTGGTTGTAGGTGATGTTAAATTGGCCGAAAATGTTTCGGTGTGGCCTTTTGCAGTCATTCGCGGAGATGTAAATAGTATTCAAATTGGTAAAAACAGTAATGTACAAGATCATTGTATGCTACATGTCAGTCATAAAAATGATGCAAAACCTAATGGTTCACCTCTTATTATTGGTGAAGATGTGACAGTAGGCCATCATGTGACTTTACATGGCTGTACTATTGGTAACCGCGTACTAGTTGGAATCAATACGGTTATTTTAGATGATGTTGTTATTGAAGATGATGTGATGATTGGTGCGGGAAGCTTAGTTCCGCCTCGTAAAGTCTTAAAAAGTGGTTATCTTTATGTTGGAAGCCCCGTACAACAAGTACGTCCTCTAACCGAAAAAGAATTGGCATTTCTACCTTACTCAGCAAGACATTATGTAAAAGTGCAAAATAACCATAAAGATAATCAAATAAATTAAAATAAATCGAGTTTTTCAAACGATAGAGTTCTTAGCATGCTCTATCGTTTGTAAGATGACCGTAGCCAAAAACCCCTAAATTTCGTATCATACGACTTTTAAATTCATGGTGCTTTTTTATGGCCGCATGGACTCCTCATGTCACTGTCGCTACAGTCGTAGAAAAAGATGGACGCTATCTTTTTGTCGAAGAACATAGCGAAGGTTTTGTACACACAGTGTTTAATCAACCTGCTGGTCATGTGGAATGTGGTGAAACACTAACAGAAGCAGCGATCCGTGAAACGCTTGAAGAAACAGGACATCATATAGATATAGATGCCCTACTTGGTATTTATACTTATACCCCGCCTATGTTTCCGGACCGTACTTATTATCGCTTCTGCTTTTTAGCGCATGTCACTCATGTCGAAAGCGACCCAAAACTTGATACAGGTATTGTTTCTGCTGTCTGGATGACTCTAGATGAACTTAAAGAATCTGCCCGTGCACGTAGTCCTCTTGTCATTAAAGCCATTGAAGACGCCATGAAAGGACAACATTATCCTTTAGCTCTTATTTATGAGCACCCTTTCTCTCCCTCATTAACTTCTCATTTGGATGCCTAGTCCTATGCAACAACGTGTCATCGTCGGTATGTCTGGTGGCGTAGATTCCTCTGTTTCTGCGGCGCTCTTACTTCAACAGGGTTATCAAGTTGAAGGCCTTTTCATGAAAAACTGGGAGGAAGATGACGGCACGGAATACTGTACGGCAATGGAAGATTTAGCCGATGCTCAAGCAGTCGCAGATAAAATCGGTATTAAGCTTCATACTGCAAACTTTGCTATGGAATATTGGGACCGCGTATTCGAACACTTCTTGGCTGAATATGCAGCCGGTCGCACTCCAAACCCAGATATCTTATGTAATAAAGAAATTAAGTTTCGCGCATTTTTAGATCATGCCATGACCTTAGGTGCAGATTTTATTGCAACAGGTCATTATGCTCGTCGTGCTGAAACTGCTTATAACTCTAAAGGTGAAGCATATGCACCTTTATTACGTGGTTTAGATAACAATAAAGACCAAACTTATTTCTTACATGCAGTGCATGGCCGTGAAATTAATAAAACCCTTTTCCCGGTAGGTGAAATTGAAAAACCGGAAGTTCGTAGAATTGCCGAAGAACTAGACTTAGCAACGGCGAAGAAAAAAGATTCAACTGGTATATGTTTTATCGGTGAACGTCGCTTTAATGACTTCCTTAAACAATATTTACCCGCTCAACCAGGTAAAATTGTACTTGATAACGGCAAAGAAGTTGGTGAACATCACGGTCTGATGTACTATACGCTCGGTCAACGTGGCGGTATTGGTCTAGGCGGTATGAAAGGTGCATCAGAAGGTGCATGGTTTGTACTTCATAAAGATGTTGCCAATAACCGTTTAGTGGTCGGCCAAGGACATGATCACCCACTTATGCAAAGTACACAGCTTTGGAGTGAGGCCATTGACTGGGTAGCAGGCGAGCAAAATATTCCGGCTGAAGGATTACGTTGCACCGCTAAAACACGCTATCGCCAGCCTGATCAAGCTTGTACAGTGTTTATTGATGAAAATAGTGAGCATGGTGTTCGTGTTGAGTTTGATGAACCTCAACGTGCAGTTACACCAGGCCAAAGTGTTGTATTTTATTCGGATGAAGTTTGCCTAGGCGGGGGTGTTATTCACCATACAAACGCCCCTACACCAAATTTTATTTAAGGGAATGAATGGCATGGTGGAGTTACCCTTTCAACAATCACAAGCCTTGAATGTTCGCCAAAACCGTGCCCTTGCCTTGGCTGGGGTATTTCAAGCGACCCAGCTTACGCATATGACCGCCATGACAGGTCAGCAAAGTATTGGTGAAAGTGGTAACTTTTATTTTGAGTTATTAATAAAGGCGAGTTTAAATATTCGCCCTACAACAAATAATAATGCTGTTCAGACGTTGGATTTTTTCAATCAATTGGCTGATATTTCGTTGGGTCTTAAAACTCTTGAAAATTGTATCACTCAGCCTTTTACCAATGCGCCTAAATCTCGTTTGCCTAAAATGCGTAGTGCAAAACTTCCAATGTCTTATGCGATGTCACTTTTGCAGTTAGAGAAAAAGGTCTATAGCAATCCTGAATATGTGGCGATTATTGAAAAAGCGCAGCAGAAGATCTTAAAACAGCTTTCTTTTTTTGATAATAACTATTTACATCCAAGTATTTTAGCCAATTTGGCGCAAACCTATGTTGATACTGCCGGACAGATTAATCCACGTATTCTTGTTCGTGGTAATGCTGAGGCATTTAAAGATACCAACCATACCAACCGTATTCGTGCTTGTCTGTTTACGGGGCTACAAATGGCCCATTTATGGCGACAACTCGGCGGTAGTTCATGGAACATGATTTTTAGCAAACGTAAATTGCTACAGGATATTCAAGCACTTGCTCGTTTACAGTACCAAGTTATCTAAGGCTGTAACGAGATTATTTTTGTTTTATGTTTATTCCAGCATTAAGGAATCGTTATGAACGCTTTAACCGCACTATCACCATTAGATGGACGTTATGCCAGCAAATGTGATGCGCTACGCCCTTTTCTTTCTGAGTTTGGTTTAATTCATGCTCGTGTCACTGTGGAAGTGCGTTGGTTACAAGCGCTTTCTAACCGTCCGGAAATTGTTGAAGTTGCTCCTTTCTCAGCTGAAACAAATGCAGCTCTAGATGCAATCGTAAGCAACTTCTCTGAAGAAGATGCGAACCGCATTAAAGAAATTGAACGCACAACTAACCATGACGTAAAAGCAGTTGAATACTTCTTGAAAGAGAAAATTGCAGGTATTGCTGAATTACAAAATGCAGGTGAGTTCATTCACTTTGCTTGTACATCAGAAGATATCAATAACTTGTCTCATGCACTTATGCTTAAAAACGGTCGTGAAGTTTTAGTATCAAGCATGAAGCAAATTTTAAATGCAATCTCTGCTTTAGCTACAACTCATGCTGAACAACCGATGTTGTCTCGTACACATGGTCAAACTGCTAGCCCAACAACTTTGGGTAAAGAAATGGCGAACGTTGCATATCGTTTAGCTCGCCAAATCAAACAATTTGAAAATGTTGAATTACTAGGCAAAATCAATGGTGCTGTAGGTAACTACAATGCTCACCTTTCTGCTTATCCAAATGTGGATTGGCCAGCGCATTCACAAGCTTTTGTTGAATCTTTAGGTTTAACATTTAACCCATATACAACTCAAATCGAGCCACACGACTACATGGCTGAATTATTTGACGCGTTACGTCGTTTCAATACAATTTTGATCGACTTTAACCGTGACGTATGGGGTTATATCTCTTTAGGTTACTTCAAGCAAAAACTTAAAGAAGGTGAAGTTGGCTCATCAACTATGCCACATAAAGTTAACCCAATCGACTTTGAAAACTCTGAAGGTAACTTAGGCATTGCAAATGCAGTATTGGCTCACTTAGGCGAAAAATTACCAATTTCTCGCTGGCAGCGTGACTTAACTGACTCAACTGTACTTCGTAACATGGGTGTTGGTTTTGCTCAAAGCTTAATTGCTTTTGATGCTTGCTTAAAAGGTATTGGTAAACTTGAACTCAATGCAAACCGCTTAAATGAAGATCTTGACCAAGCTCAAGAAGTTCTTGCAGAGCCAATTCAAACGGTTATGCGTCGTTATAACGTTGAAAAACCATATGAGAAGTTAAAAGCATTAACTCGTGGTCAAGCAATGACGCGTGACATGATGGTTGACTTCGTAAATGGTAACGAACTTGCTCAAGTACCAAGTGAAGAGCGTGCTCGCTTAGCTGAGCTTACACCTGCAACTTACACAGGTAATGCTGCTGAACAAGCTAAACAAATTAACGAATTAATTAGCAAAATCTAATTAAAAAAGTTATAAAAAGCGAAGCTTAGGCTTCGCTTTTTTATTACACTCATACAAATCAGAATAAAGACTTATTTATAAAATGATCGAAAAAGAATTCAAAGTTAAACACTATATTGCACTTGGCCTGCTTTTTATTGCCATTATCATTTCAGGTATTCAACCACTTGAGTTTGAGGCTTATTTGCTTCATCAAGCTGGCACTGTTTTTATGGTGATTCTGCTTTTTATTATTTTCAAAAAAATTGGACTGGATTTCTTAAGTTTTACTTTTTATCTACTGTTTTTATTAATCCATATTATTGGTGCTCACTATCTCTACTCCTACGTTCCATACAATGACTGGATACAACAGGTGTTCCATTTCAACCTAGATCAATATATGG
The window above is part of the Acinetobacter baumannii genome. Proteins encoded here:
- the purB gene encoding adenylosuccinate lyase, giving the protein MNALTALSPLDGRYASKCDALRPFLSEFGLIHARVTVEVRWLQALSNRPEIVEVAPFSAETNAALDAIVSNFSEEDANRIKEIERTTNHDVKAVEYFLKEKIAGIAELQNAGEFIHFACTSEDINNLSHALMLKNGREVLVSSMKQILNAISALATTHAEQPMLSRTHGQTASPTTLGKEMANVAYRLARQIKQFENVELLGKINGAVGNYNAHLSAYPNVDWPAHSQAFVESLGLTFNPYTTQIEPHDYMAELFDALRRFNTILIDFNRDVWGYISLGYFKQKLKEGEVGSSTMPHKVNPIDFENSEGNLGIANAVLAHLGEKLPISRWQRDLTDSTVLRNMGVGFAQSLIAFDACLKGIGKLELNANRLNEDLDQAQEVLAEPIQTVMRRYNVEKPYEKLKALTRGQAMTRDMMVDFVNGNELAQVPSEERARLAELTPATYTGNAAEQAKQINELISKI